One Phocaeicola dorei genomic region harbors:
- a CDS encoding OadG family transporter subunit, with product MKKLNIGIFLSLLLMVGLCSCGEQKSNTKLVLNEVLIENESNFQDDYGVHSAWIEIFNRSFGSADLAGCLLKVSSQPGDTATYFIPKGDVLTLIKPRQHALFWADGEPNRGTFHTNFTLNAATNNWIGLYDSGKKLLDQIIVPAGTLQANQSYARVSDAANEWEVKGSSADKYVTPSTNNKTINSNAKMEKFEEHDSVGIGMSISAMSVVFVGLLLLFIAFKVIGRISVNLSKRNAMKVKGITDKQEAKEKKLGEAPGEVFAAIAMAMHEMQSDVHDVEETVLTITRVKRSYSPWSSKIYTLRETPHKK from the coding sequence ATGAAGAAATTAAATATAGGAATATTCCTTTCTTTGCTGCTGATGGTGGGTTTATGTTCTTGTGGAGAACAGAAATCAAACACCAAGCTGGTACTGAATGAAGTGCTGATTGAAAATGAAAGCAATTTCCAAGATGACTACGGAGTACACAGCGCATGGATTGAAATATTCAATAGATCATTTGGTAGCGCAGACCTTGCCGGTTGTTTACTGAAGGTGAGCAGCCAGCCTGGAGATACTGCTACTTATTTTATCCCTAAAGGTGATGTATTGACTTTGATCAAACCTCGCCAGCACGCTTTGTTCTGGGCAGATGGTGAACCTAACCGTGGTACTTTCCACACCAACTTCACCCTGAATGCCGCAACGAACAATTGGATCGGCTTGTATGATTCAGGCAAGAAATTATTGGATCAGATTATAGTTCCTGCAGGTACATTACAGGCAAACCAATCATACGCACGTGTCAGCGACGCTGCAAATGAATGGGAAGTAAAAGGTTCTAGTGCAGACAAGTATGTAACTCCTAGCACTAACAACAAGACTATCAACAGCAACGCTAAGATGGAAAAGTTTGAAGAACATGACAGTGTGGGTATTGGTATGTCCATATCAGCTATGAGTGTCGTATTCGTAGGCTTGCTCCTTCTGTTTATTGCTTTCAAAGTTATAGGCCGTATTTCTGTCAACCTGAGCAAGCGCAATGCCATGAAGGTAAAAGGTATTACCGACAAACAAGAAGCCAAAGAAAAGAAACTGGGTGAAGCTCCAGGCGAAGTATTCGCCGCAATTGCCATGGCTATGCACGAAATGCAAAGCGATGTACACGATGTAGAAGAAACTGTTCTTACCATTACTCGTGTAAAACGTAGCTATTCACCGTGGAGTTCTAAGATTTATACCTTGCGTGAAACTCCCCACAAAAAGTAA
- a CDS encoding acyl-CoA carboxylase subunit beta produces the protein MSNQLEKIKELIERRATARMGGGDKAIAKQHEKGKYTARERIAMLLDEGSFEEMDMFVEHRCTNFGMEKKHYPGDGVVTGCGTIEGRLVYIFAQDFTVSAGSLSETMSLKICKVMDQAMKMGAPCIGINDSGGARIQEGINALAGYAEIFQRNILASGVIPQISGIFGPCAGGAVYSPALTDFTLMMEGTSYMFLTGPKVVKTVTGEDVSQENLGGASVHSTKSGVTHFTAKTEEEGLAMIRKLLSYIPQNNLEEAPYVDCTDPIDRLEDSLNEIIPDSPNKPYDMYEVISAIVDNGEFLEVQPHYAKNIIIGFARFNGQSVGIVANQPKYLAGVLDSNASRKGARFVRFCDAFNIPLVSLVDVPGFLPGTGQEYNGVILHGAKLLYAYGEATVPKVTITLRKSYGGSHIVMSCKQLRGDMNYAWPTAEIAVMGGAGAVEVLYAREAKEQENPAAFLAEKEAEYTKLFANPYNAAKYGYIDDVIEPRNTRFRIIRALQQLQTKKLTNPAKKHGNIPL, from the coding sequence ATGAGCAATCAACTTGAAAAAATAAAAGAGCTTATCGAACGCCGGGCTACAGCACGCATGGGTGGAGGTGATAAAGCAATTGCAAAACAGCATGAAAAAGGAAAATATACAGCCCGCGAACGCATAGCCATGTTGCTGGATGAAGGCAGTTTCGAAGAAATGGATATGTTTGTGGAACACAGATGCACCAATTTTGGCATGGAGAAAAAACATTATCCGGGCGACGGTGTAGTAACAGGTTGTGGTACCATAGAAGGACGTTTAGTTTACATCTTTGCACAGGATTTCACTGTTTCTGCCGGTTCTCTGTCAGAAACAATGTCTCTGAAAATCTGCAAAGTAATGGATCAAGCCATGAAAATGGGTGCTCCCTGTATCGGTATCAATGACTCGGGTGGCGCACGTATTCAAGAAGGTATCAATGCGCTGGCCGGTTATGCTGAAATTTTCCAACGCAATATTCTTGCTTCAGGTGTTATTCCACAGATTTCAGGTATTTTCGGTCCTTGTGCAGGCGGAGCTGTTTACTCTCCTGCGCTGACAGACTTCACATTGATGATGGAAGGCACATCATACATGTTCCTTACCGGACCGAAAGTGGTAAAGACTGTTACAGGTGAAGATGTAAGCCAAGAAAACTTAGGTGGTGCAAGCGTTCATTCTACCAAATCCGGTGTTACTCATTTTACTGCCAAGACGGAAGAAGAAGGGTTAGCCATGATCCGCAAATTGTTAAGCTATATTCCTCAAAATAATCTGGAAGAAGCTCCCTATGTAGACTGTACCGATCCTATCGACCGTCTGGAAGACTCTTTGAACGAAATTATCCCCGACAGCCCCAACAAACCATACGATATGTATGAGGTGATCAGCGCCATCGTAGATAATGGTGAGTTTTTGGAAGTCCAACCTCACTACGCTAAAAATATCATCATTGGTTTCGCACGTTTCAACGGACAATCTGTAGGTATTGTTGCAAACCAGCCAAAATATCTGGCGGGTGTACTTGACAGCAATGCGTCACGTAAAGGTGCGCGTTTTGTACGTTTCTGCGACGCTTTCAATATACCTCTTGTTTCATTGGTAGATGTTCCGGGATTCCTTCCAGGCACAGGACAAGAATACAACGGCGTAATCCTCCACGGCGCCAAGTTGCTGTATGCTTACGGCGAAGCGACTGTACCCAAAGTAACAATTACCCTGCGTAAATCATACGGCGGATCTCACATTGTAATGAGCTGTAAACAACTTCGCGGTGATATGAATTATGCATGGCCTACTGCCGAAATCGCCGTTATGGGTGGTGCAGGTGCAGTAGAAGTATTATACGCCCGCGAAGCCAAAGAACAGGAAAATCCTGCCGCATTCCTAGCCGAAAAAGAAGCTGAATACACCAAGCTGTTCGCCAATCCTTACAATGCTGCCAAATATGGCTATATTGATGATGTGATTGAACCGCGTAATACCCGTTTCCGCATCATCCGTGCATTGCAACAGTTGCAAACTAAGAAATTAACCAATCCGGCTAAGAAGCATGGTAATATTCCTCTTTAA
- the mce gene encoding methylmalonyl-CoA epimerase, producing the protein MKISHIEHLGIAVKSIEEALPYYENVLGLKCYNIETVEDQKVKTAFLKVGDVKIELLEPTSPESTIAKFIEKNNGNGGMHHLAFAVEDGVANALAEAETTGIRLIDKAPRKGAEGLQIAFLHPKSTLGVLTELCEKP; encoded by the coding sequence ATGAAAATCTCACACATTGAACACCTGGGCATTGCCGTAAAGAGCATTGAAGAGGCCCTGCCGTATTATGAAAACGTATTAGGTCTGAAATGCTACAATATCGAAACAGTAGAGGATCAGAAAGTTAAAACCGCTTTTCTGAAAGTAGGTGATGTTAAAATAGAACTGCTGGAACCTACAAGCCCCGAAAGCACTATCGCAAAGTTCATTGAAAAAAATAATGGCAACGGTGGTATGCATCATTTGGCTTTTGCAGTGGAAGATGGTGTGGCAAATGCGTTAGCCGAAGCGGAAACCACTGGCATCCGTCTCATTGACAAAGCTCCGCGTAAAGGTGCTGAAGGTTTGCAAATTGCTTTTTTACATCCCAAATCAACTTTGGGCGTCCTGACTGAGCTTTGCGAAAAACCATAA
- a CDS encoding GNAT family N-acetyltransferase: MWIDKQKTINLQLEMPVRLSTYRKGNAIPPLPGTNIFHSTELFHVFEMTRGYEPLLIVAYIGNRPVGKLLAVIRKSMRLFPPAIIKRCEIYGTGEYFDEEQNKEDLFGEMLEHLTNEVLCKSFLIEFRNLENPLFGYKAFRKNNYFAINWLRVRNSLHSKVPYERLSMSRKRQINKALRNGAIMEVADNEKDIQDFSRMLKKAYSSQVRKHFPDIGFFRLLAWQNPEKELAKVFLVKYKGKIIGGSICLFSKESAYLWFSGGMRKTYAFLYPGILAVWAPITYAHEKGYAHLEFMDAGLPFKKHGYRDFILRFGGKQSSTRRWFRFSWKWLNKLLCKFYI; encoded by the coding sequence ATGTGGATTGATAAACAAAAAACAATAAATTTGCAATTAGAGATGCCTGTCAGATTAAGTACATATCGCAAAGGAAATGCCATTCCCCCTCTGCCTGGAACAAACATTTTCCATTCTACCGAGTTGTTTCATGTCTTTGAAATGACTCGGGGATACGAACCTCTGCTTATCGTAGCCTATATAGGAAACCGTCCTGTAGGCAAACTGCTGGCTGTCATCCGGAAGAGTATGCGCTTGTTCCCCCCCGCAATCATCAAACGATGCGAGATTTATGGCACAGGCGAGTATTTTGATGAAGAACAGAATAAGGAAGACCTGTTCGGGGAAATGTTGGAACATCTCACCAACGAAGTATTATGCAAATCGTTCCTCATCGAGTTCCGCAACTTGGAAAATCCGCTATTCGGATACAAAGCTTTCAGAAAGAACAACTATTTCGCCATTAATTGGCTAAGAGTACGTAACTCACTGCACAGTAAAGTCCCTTACGAACGGCTGAGCATGTCTCGCAAAAGACAAATAAACAAAGCGTTGAGAAACGGTGCCATCATGGAAGTAGCCGACAATGAGAAAGATATTCAAGATTTCTCACGAATGTTGAAAAAAGCCTATTCCTCACAGGTAAGAAAACATTTCCCGGACATCGGCTTTTTCCGGCTATTAGCATGGCAAAACCCAGAAAAAGAATTAGCCAAAGTGTTTCTTGTGAAATATAAAGGCAAAATCATAGGTGGTTCTATCTGTCTTTTCTCAAAAGAAAGTGCTTATCTGTGGTTCTCAGGAGGTATGCGGAAAACCTATGCTTTTCTTTACCCCGGTATTCTAGCCGTATGGGCACCTATTACCTATGCTCACGAAAAAGGATATGCACATTTGGAATTCATGGATGCAGGATTACCGTTCAAAAAGCACGGTTACAGGGACTTTATACTCCGCTTTGGCGGCAAGCAGAGCAGTACACGCCGCTGGTTCCGCTTCAGTTGGAAGTGGCTGAACAAACTCTTGTGCAAATTCTATATTTAA
- a CDS encoding nitroreductase family protein, with protein sequence MEQFSDLIKNRRSMRKFTDQELTQEEVVALLKAALMAPSSKRSNCWQFLVVDDKDMLEKLSHCKEMGAAFLADAAMAVVVMADPLASDVWIEDAAIASIMIQLQAEDLGLGSCWIQVRERFTATGMPSGEYVHTLLDIPLQLQVVSIIAVGHKGMERKPFNEDHLQWEKIHINKFGGK encoded by the coding sequence ATGGAACAATTTAGTGACTTAATAAAGAACAGACGCAGTATGCGTAAGTTCACGGATCAAGAGTTGACACAGGAAGAGGTGGTTGCTTTGTTGAAGGCTGCTTTGATGGCTCCGTCTTCTAAACGTAGCAATTGCTGGCAGTTTCTTGTGGTAGATGATAAGGATATGCTGGAAAAACTTTCCCATTGTAAGGAGATGGGGGCAGCTTTTCTAGCGGATGCTGCTATGGCTGTAGTTGTGATGGCTGATCCGTTGGCTAGTGATGTTTGGATTGAAGATGCGGCAATTGCTTCCATAATGATCCAGTTGCAGGCAGAAGATTTGGGGTTGGGAAGTTGTTGGATACAGGTGCGTGAACGTTTTACCGCTACCGGGATGCCCTCGGGTGAATACGTGCATACGCTGCTTGATATTCCGTTGCAGTTGCAGGTGGTTTCCATTATAGCGGTAGGACATAAGGGCATGGAACGCAAGCCTTTTAATGAGGACCATTTGCAATGGGAGAAAATTCACATCAATAAATTTGGAGGCAAGTAA
- a CDS encoding Rossmann-like and DUF2520 domain-containing protein — MKIVLIGAGNVATHLGIALQKAGCLILQVYSRTEESASALADRLLVDYTIVPDEIRRDADLYIVALKDAVLRQLAPVLVKGREQALFVHTAGSMPMDLWKGLVKRYGVLYPMQTFSKQREVDFNTVPFFIEASAPAEVGVLRMVAVRLSPKVYEVTSGQRRHLHLAAVFACNFANHMYALSSHILEKQGISFEVMLPLIDETAGKVHELSPTQAQTGPAVRYDENVISKHLEMLADEESLQELYEKISKSIHDLPLSVIQTNKEGKNS; from the coding sequence ATGAAAATAGTTCTGATAGGAGCCGGCAATGTGGCTACCCATTTGGGAATCGCTTTACAAAAGGCAGGGTGTCTTATTTTGCAGGTATACAGCCGTACAGAGGAGTCTGCTTCTGCATTGGCTGACAGACTTTTAGTAGACTACACAATTGTGCCGGATGAGATACGTCGGGATGCCGATTTGTATATTGTAGCGCTGAAAGATGCAGTTTTGCGACAATTGGCTCCTGTATTGGTGAAAGGAAGGGAGCAGGCTTTGTTTGTACATACGGCGGGTAGTATGCCTATGGATTTATGGAAGGGGTTGGTAAAACGCTATGGGGTACTTTATCCTATGCAGACTTTTAGCAAGCAGCGTGAAGTTGATTTCAATACCGTACCTTTTTTTATAGAAGCATCTGCTCCGGCAGAAGTGGGAGTGCTGCGTATGGTGGCAGTTCGTCTCAGTCCTAAAGTGTATGAAGTGACTTCCGGTCAACGTAGGCATTTGCACCTGGCGGCAGTCTTTGCTTGTAATTTTGCTAACCATATGTATGCATTAAGTTCACATATACTGGAAAAGCAGGGGATTTCTTTTGAAGTGATGCTTCCGCTGATAGACGAAACTGCCGGCAAAGTACATGAACTTTCTCCCACACAGGCGCAGACAGGTCCGGCTGTACGCTACGATGAAAACGTAATAAGCAAACATTTGGAGATGTTGGCGGATGAGGAGTCTTTGCAGGAATTGTACGAAAAGATAAGTAAAAGTATTCATGATCTCCCTTTGTCTGTTATTCAGACAAATAAAGAGGGAAAGAACTCATAA
- a CDS encoding KdsC family phosphatase, translating into MINYDLKKIKALVFDVDGVLSAETIYLHPNGEPMRTVNIKDGYALQLAVKCGLHVAIITGGNTEAVRKRYEGLGIKDVYLAAAVKTREYAHLKEKYGLQDEEILYMGDDIPDYEVMRLCGLPCCPADAAPEIKETAVYISHRNGGYGCGRDVVEQVLKAQGKWMAHERAFGW; encoded by the coding sequence ATGATAAACTATGATTTAAAGAAAATAAAGGCATTGGTATTTGATGTCGATGGGGTATTGAGTGCGGAAACTATTTATTTGCACCCCAATGGTGAACCCATGCGTACGGTTAATATCAAGGATGGGTATGCATTACAGTTGGCTGTGAAATGCGGGCTGCATGTTGCCATCATTACTGGTGGAAATACCGAGGCGGTGCGTAAGCGTTATGAGGGGCTGGGTATCAAGGATGTTTATCTGGCTGCTGCGGTAAAGACCCGGGAGTATGCCCATTTGAAGGAAAAATATGGATTGCAGGACGAGGAGATACTCTATATGGGCGATGATATTCCCGATTATGAAGTGATGCGTTTGTGTGGGCTACCTTGTTGTCCTGCTGATGCGGCACCTGAGATAAAAGAAACAGCTGTTTATATTTCTCATCGTAATGGGGGGTATGGATGTGGCCGTGACGTGGTGGAACAGGTTTTGAAAGCTCAAGGAAAATGGATGGCTCATGAAAGAGCCTTCGGGTGGTAA
- a CDS encoding Maf-like protein yields MLENLEKYKIILASNSPRRKELLSGLGIKYEVKTLPGIEEIYPDTLKAEEIPLYIACEKAAAYRNTMHPDELIITADTIVWLDGVVMGKPHNEDDARQMLWKLSGKTHQVITGVCLTTARTQRSFSAVTEVTFAELSDEEIDYYIRVYKPMDKAGSYGIQEWIGFIGVCGISGSYFNVMGLPVQCLYTELKKL; encoded by the coding sequence ATGTTGGAAAATTTAGAAAAATATAAAATAATCCTTGCTTCCAATTCTCCGCGCCGCAAAGAATTGTTATCCGGCTTAGGTATAAAATATGAGGTAAAAACACTACCCGGCATAGAGGAAATCTATCCGGATACATTGAAAGCAGAGGAAATTCCTTTGTATATAGCTTGCGAGAAGGCGGCTGCTTACCGGAATACCATGCATCCGGACGAATTGATTATTACTGCTGATACCATTGTATGGTTGGACGGTGTAGTCATGGGCAAGCCTCATAACGAGGATGATGCACGGCAGATGTTGTGGAAGCTTTCTGGCAAGACCCATCAGGTGATAACTGGGGTTTGTCTGACTACTGCCAGGACTCAGAGAAGTTTTTCTGCTGTAACAGAAGTAACGTTTGCAGAATTGTCCGATGAGGAGATCGATTATTATATTCGGGTTTACAAGCCGATGGATAAGGCTGGTTCTTATGGTATACAAGAGTGGATAGGCTTCATTGGTGTCTGTGGAATTTCGGGTAGTTACTTCAATGTGATGGGACTCCCTGTGCAGTGCCTGTACACAGAACTGAAAAAACTATAA
- a CDS encoding 2-hydroxyacid dehydrogenase, whose amino-acid sequence MAYKIAFYDTKPYDEHSFTEANEKFGFDIRYYKGHLNMNNVVLTKGVDVVCIFVNDTADAEVIRAMADNGVKLLALRCAGYNNVDLAATAGKMKVVRVPAYSPYAVAEFTVALMLSLNRKIPRATMRTRDGNFSLHGLMGFDMHGKTAGIIGTGKIAKILIQILRGFGMNVLAYDLYPDYNFAREHQVVYCTLDELYHSSDIISLHCPLTEQTKYLINDYSISKMKDGVMIINTGRGQLIHTNALIEGLKTKKVGYAGLDVYEEEEPYFYEDKSDKIIDDDTLARLLSFNNVIVTSHQAFFTKEAMTNIAHTTLQNVKDFVEGRPLVNEVAVGRV is encoded by the coding sequence ATGGCTTATAAAATAGCTTTTTACGACACGAAACCCTACGACGAACACTCGTTTACGGAGGCTAATGAGAAGTTTGGCTTTGATATCAGGTATTACAAAGGCCATTTGAATATGAATAACGTGGTGTTGACCAAAGGAGTGGATGTGGTTTGCATCTTCGTAAACGATACGGCTGATGCCGAAGTTATCCGGGCAATGGCGGATAATGGTGTTAAACTGCTGGCTTTAAGATGTGCTGGTTATAATAATGTGGATTTAGCGGCAACGGCAGGTAAGATGAAAGTGGTACGGGTACCGGCATATTCGCCATATGCTGTTGCCGAATTTACAGTGGCATTGATGTTGTCACTCAATCGTAAGATTCCTCGTGCCACAATGCGCACACGTGACGGAAACTTTTCTTTGCATGGACTTATGGGATTTGATATGCATGGCAAGACTGCCGGAATTATCGGTACGGGTAAGATTGCCAAGATTTTAATTCAGATATTACGTGGATTTGGTATGAATGTTCTTGCATATGATCTTTATCCCGATTACAATTTTGCCCGTGAACATCAGGTGGTTTATTGTACTTTGGATGAACTTTATCATAGTTCGGATATCATCTCCCTGCATTGTCCTTTGACAGAACAGACAAAGTATCTGATTAATGATTATTCCATCAGTAAAATGAAAGATGGGGTGATGATTATCAATACGGGGCGTGGGCAGTTGATTCACACCAATGCCTTGATAGAGGGGCTGAAGACCAAAAAAGTGGGATATGCCGGTCTGGATGTATACGAGGAAGAAGAGCCTTATTTTTATGAAGATAAGTCTGATAAGATTATTGATGATGACACTTTAGCTCGTCTTCTGTCTTTCAATAATGTGATTGTAACTTCACATCAGGCTTTTTTTACCAAAGAGGCAATGACGAATATTGCTCATACTACTCTACAAAACGTGAAAGACTTTGTTGAAGGTAGACCTTTGGTGAACGAAGTAGCGGTGGGGAGGGTCTAA
- a CDS encoding DUF3843 family protein: MQTIKLYIKDWLAIHPYIQQQTTDRYFVDLANRLYSTCTIREIPESIKKKLCLYTAAYFEDVISGLGLWQAFIKKHLELYDTSLPFYTIRPDYIKDEINEEDIRFIIWNTLEKAPYKHLYINPMDRNIEETAHLFFRILDEEYETAPANATLQEFFMDFKGKEDANHKLRWLFGHTYLTEPSVQEYIAQVTETDKFIIPCGPLALFLHEWIDLLTNGETECWEEIEGLYPAIPEISDEMKERNHHTYQLFTQGTNGARIVYLKSYKELHSFLTQVLQWPDDSNHTLPQMKEHKDFIMMVNSEKGILLAKDICKYISDPLNPMYDAATAAQEAFSLLTIPTKCPPDLMEYLINNHYIPDAQFPEFGEKELVQKNADFIARHSLLYYYRGD, from the coding sequence ATGCAAACCATAAAATTATACATAAAAGACTGGTTGGCTATCCATCCTTATATCCAACAACAGACTACAGACAGATATTTTGTCGATCTGGCTAACCGATTATACTCCACTTGTACGATAAGAGAGATTCCCGAATCCATTAAAAAGAAGTTATGTCTTTACACCGCTGCCTATTTTGAAGATGTCATTTCAGGTTTAGGTCTATGGCAAGCATTCATCAAAAAGCATCTGGAACTATATGATACGTCACTTCCTTTCTATACCATCCGACCGGATTATATAAAAGATGAGATCAATGAGGAAGATATCCGTTTCATCATTTGGAACACTTTAGAGAAGGCTCCATATAAACATCTGTATATCAATCCGATGGACAGGAATATCGAAGAAACTGCACATTTATTTTTCCGGATATTGGATGAAGAATATGAAACGGCTCCCGCCAATGCCACGTTACAGGAGTTCTTTATGGATTTCAAAGGAAAAGAGGACGCAAACCATAAACTACGCTGGCTGTTCGGACATACTTATCTCACAGAACCATCTGTACAAGAATATATTGCACAGGTTACAGAAACCGACAAATTCATCATTCCATGTGGCCCCCTTGCCCTGTTTCTTCATGAATGGATTGACCTGCTGACCAACGGAGAAACCGAATGTTGGGAAGAGATAGAAGGACTATACCCTGCCATTCCCGAAATATCGGACGAGATGAAGGAAAGGAACCACCATACCTATCAATTGTTCACGCAAGGCACAAATGGTGCCCGTATCGTATATCTGAAAAGCTATAAAGAACTACACAGTTTCCTTACCCAAGTATTACAATGGCCGGACGATTCCAATCACACTTTGCCCCAAATGAAGGAACATAAGGATTTCATCATGATGGTAAATTCCGAAAAAGGTATTCTATTGGCGAAGGATATATGCAAATACATCAGTGATCCTCTTAACCCGATGTATGATGCCGCAACGGCTGCCCAAGAGGCATTCAGCCTGCTTACTATCCCGACCAAATGTCCGCCGGACCTGATGGAATATTTAATAAACAACCACTATATCCCCGATGCACAATTCCCCGAATTTGGTGAAAAGGAACTGGTTCAAAAGAATGCGGACTTTATAGCCCGCCATTCCTTATTGTATTACTACAGGGGAGATTAG
- a CDS encoding DUF2721 domain-containing protein gives MEIDLTTPALLFSAISLIMLAYTNRFLSYAQLVRTLKDQYRENHSAVTAAQISNLRKRLYLTRAMQVTGIGSLLLCVVSMFLMYIQLYLISVYIFGLALVLLIISLGISVREIYISVKALELHLSDMDS, from the coding sequence ATGGAAATAGATTTAACAACTCCTGCTTTATTGTTCTCAGCCATATCGCTGATTATGCTGGCATATACCAATCGTTTTCTGTCATATGCCCAGTTAGTACGCACGTTGAAGGATCAGTATCGTGAAAATCATTCGGCGGTTACGGCAGCACAGATTTCTAATCTCCGCAAACGCCTTTATCTGACACGTGCTATGCAGGTGACAGGTATCGGGAGCTTGTTGCTTTGCGTGGTCAGTATGTTTTTAATGTATATACAGCTTTACCTCATATCCGTATATATTTTTGGACTGGCACTGGTGCTGCTCATTATTTCTTTAGGCATTTCTGTCCGCGAGATTTATATTTCCGTCAAGGCGCTGGAACTGCATCTGAGTGATATGGATTCTTGA